The following coding sequences are from one Geothrix sp. window:
- the gmhA gene encoding D-sedoheptulose 7-phosphate isomerase, translating into MKQTLLQHVQAAIQLKQVFFDREMDRIIAQAEDMAERLRRGGRILVCGNGGSAADAQHLAAELSGRYVKERRALAGIALTTDTSALTAIGNDYGFDQIFSRQVEALGRPGDLLVGISTSGNSPNVIRAVASAKELGIRTLGLLGRDGGKLAGLMDEALVVPSTVTARIQEVHQMVYHFWCEALDAHF; encoded by the coding sequence ATGAAGCAGACCCTTCTCCAGCACGTCCAGGCGGCCATCCAGCTGAAGCAGGTCTTTTTCGACCGGGAGATGGATCGCATCATCGCCCAGGCCGAGGACATGGCCGAACGCCTCCGCCGGGGCGGCCGGATCCTGGTCTGCGGCAACGGGGGCAGCGCCGCCGACGCCCAGCACCTCGCCGCCGAGCTCAGCGGGCGCTACGTCAAGGAGCGGCGGGCCCTGGCGGGCATCGCCCTCACCACGGACACCTCGGCCCTCACCGCCATCGGCAACGACTACGGTTTCGACCAGATCTTCTCCCGCCAGGTGGAGGCCCTGGGGCGCCCGGGCGACCTGCTCGTCGGCATCAGCACCAGCGGCAACAGCCCCAACGTGATCCGCGCCGTGGCTTCAGCCAAGGAGCTGGGCATTCGCACCCTGGGCCTGCTGGGCCGCGACGGCGGCAAGCTGGCGGGGCTGATGGACGAGGCGCTGGTGGTGCCTTCCACGGTCACCGCGCGCATCCAGGAGGTCCACCAGATGGTCTACCACTTCTGGTGCGAGGCCCTCGATGCCCACTTCTGA